Below is a window of Drosophila bipectinata strain 14024-0381.07 chromosome XR, DbipHiC1v2, whole genome shotgun sequence DNA.
CTTAGGCTAGTTTTACTGCTAATcactttcaaaaatttattatcGTTATCTAAGGACTCCTTTCGTCACTGGATGAGGCAGAATCCCTGCTTGGCAGCGTCCTTGGCCGCGTCCACCTCCTCGATGAACGCCTCATCCTCGTGCTTCGGCGAGTCGGCGCCGCAGGGTCCGCCGCCGCTCAGGCTGAGCGGTCCCTGCGGGCACGCTGATTGTCACCGCAGCGCCAGCGTCGATATCATCGGCGGCCGCACCGGCTTGTTCTCCAGAATCCGCTCCAGTTCCAACATCACGCTGGACGACAGCCGTGGAAGGAGCtgcaaaatatttgtaaaatagattaaaaaaaatccagaaAAAGTAAAAGACTATATAATACCGATCCTTCTAATAAATgttcaaacaaaatattatataaaattaattaaagacaGTCTTTTAATATGTTTCTTTATAATAGATTATACTCTTATAAGGATCTGGCAACCATATCTGTATATCAACTgcggctccgtccgaagttaggtttcttttttttttgttaaaaagaagaaaagatTATATGACACCCAATGctccaaataaaataactaagAAACAACAATATGAAACCCGatgtttaagaaaaaaaaattcaaatttactATAAGGGTAAGATTAGTTtgtgtagaaacagacagacggacatgcttatatcaactcaggacgtgatcctgattaagaatatataaactttatagggtcggagatgtctccttcactgcgttgcacacttttgaccaaaattataataccctctgcaagggtaaaaaaaataaaatatatataaaaaaaaaataaaaaattaaaaataaaatgttgacAAATAAATGAATACAAAAACATTGTGGCATTGTCCAAAGGATGAAAGAAGGAACTTATCGACCAAAttcaatgaaaaaaataatgaaatatctGAGGAAGAATCGGAGAAACCAGAAAAGGGAAATCTattggaattttattttttattcataaaaaaatgtaatataaaatttaaactcgaatattgagtttttaaattcttaaattaaataaaaattgataagatgataataagaaaaattaaatgagaaagaaaaataataaataatgaaatatcTGAGGGAGAAACCGAGGACTCAGAGGAGGGAAATCTattggaattttattttttatttataaaaaatgcaataaaaattttaaactggaatattgagtttttaaagttcatttaaaattaattaaaaaattcagaaGATATAcgtttataaaaaaacaaatacaaaaaattgatttataaGTTCTTTGAATTGCGACCTTTGCAGTTCAGCAGCTAAAAGTCTCATCTACGATGAGTTACCTGCATTTGCTTGACATCGATTGAATTGaatgttttttatgaaattagcTTAAATCGAACTAAGGGAGATTAGTTCACTATCAAGCCGATTAAAGCACtcctatgtatatataatttattgactaataaattaataaaaaaacattgtgacattgtccAACGGATGAAGGACGGACAACGACGTGGTGCTGGTTGAGAGGAGTCCATAGTATTtaacagaaataataataggaaaaattaaatgagaaagaaaaacaataaataatggaaaaatttaataaaaattcgaCCAAAAAAGcgggaaaaataataattcaacAACGATCATTGTCGAGGAATTACAAAGAAGACCGCAAAGTAAAGGCCAGAAGTATAGGCAtccattgaaaaaaataataaaattaaaaatcagtTTAGTgtttaaatgtttataaacgtttaaaaaaataataaataaaatgaaaaataaaacacaaataatAAGGGAGAAGTTAACTGGTTGAAGCGCAGTAAACTAATGATTCGAAATGAACGAAATTTCGTGTTTTATACCTCCATCAGGGCCTACTAATCTCGATTGCATTTATCGATTCACTCGATTTGTAACACTCTTTGAAGGGCTGCCTTTAAATGTAGCCCTGGAACTTGGCTGTCATATTGTGAAATTcttgtgaaaaataaataatttttaacgTGAAGACCCAAGCCGCTAAAGGTTTTTAAGTATTTACGACACTCTCTGGGGGCGATGGATTGGCATATGCGTGAATTTATTGAAGTTTTTTTACTTCCGCAGGTAAGCCAAGTACCTGTTGACACCGCGcataataaaatcaaacaTTAGGTGGCTAAGAGGCCAAAAAAGAGGATAATCCAGTAGGGATTCAAAATATAGAGACCATAGTTTATAGTCTCCTCTCAGATTTGGTCAGATTTCGCCAAAATTGATGGAAAATATGACTTTTTTGGTGGCAAGAGGGCCGTTGGAACTTTGGCAACGTGGGCATTATAGGAGTGTTCATGAAAATGGCTCCATCTCTAATAGTCTCTGAGATGCCCTCGTTCAtatagacagacggacatggctgTATCGACCCGGCTTAAGATTATGGGGTCGGGGATGATTCCTTCTTTTCGGGGAAGATTCCTACATACACTTGTCCTTATGTAacccttgtactctacgagtacTGGATGTAAAATAATATGGTCTTGAATggataaattattataaattataaattacttAAAAATACGAACCTGAAGGGACTGCAGGCTCTGGTGCAGTTGCTCCGCCGAGGTGGCACCAAGCAGGAGGCATTGGACGGGCTCGTGCTTGAGTGACCAGGCGATGGAGAGCTGGGTGGGACTGCAGCCCAGCTTCTCGGCCAGAGCGGCCAAGTCCCGGAGTCGATCGCAGTGACGACGACCCTCCTCGATCCTGTCCTTGCCCCAACTTCCCTGGGGAGAGAGGGCAGCCTAGAGAAAGGGGAACCTCATCAAgtataaaaaactaaatttattCAAGGACTCCCCACTTACATTTCGATTGATTTCGTCCTCCGTCCAGGAGAAGCTCTTCGTTTTGAACGAGCCCTTGGGCAGAAAGAGCTTGTCCCCGTTCTGGGTGTCGCTTAGGGCCATGGACAGGGGACCCCAGGCCATCAGGCCCACTCCAATTTTGTTGTACATCTCCGGCAGATACAGTTCGCACTTCTCCCGACAGAACATATGGTACTCGGACTGTTCCACGATCGGGGTGATGCAATTGAATTGCCGGCAGTTGGTGTACGCCTCCATGATCTCCACCTGACTCCACCTGGCAGTGCCCCAGTACATGGCCCAGCCCTGTTGTATCACGTAGCTCATGGCTCGCACCACCTCTGCAAAtgatattttgaattttttgttcacTTCTGACTCTATTAAAATGTCCTGCAGGACTCACCCTCCATGGGACACATGGGATCCGCCTTGTGGATGATCACGATGTCGATGTATTGCAACTGCAACCTCTGCAGGCTGGCTCGCACGCACTCGATGATGTGTTTTCGCGACAGACCTCGCTCCTCCGACCTTTTCAGGGGAAAAAGTTGATTATATAAGTCATGGAACTATGTAATTTGACATATCtgaacatttttaatatttttagtttcaattaaaaaattgaaaacttttctTAAACTTAATCAATTGGTACTCACTTGGTGCTCCAGTAGACCTTTGTGGTGATGACATAGGCGGTCCGCTTCCACCCCGCCCGCTGCAGGATCTTGCCGATCTCGGTCTCGGAGTGGGCCTCCGAGATGTCGAACAGGTTGATGCCGCTCTCGATGGCCAGCTTGAGGATGGCCTCCGCCTGGTCGTCGCTCACGCCCGGCGAGAAGACCGGCCAAGTGCCCAGGCCGACATTCGAGATCCGGAGGCCGCTCTTCCCGAGGTTCTTGTACCGAAGGCCCGGGGTCGGGGTGGAGCCGTGCCGGAGTGGCAGCGCTGGATTGGAGCCCAGGCTGATCGAGCGACCTGCGGGAGCGGTGGCGGATATACGGAGCGGAATACCCAGGTAAACGGTCATCGTCGAGTGCCAGCGCGGAAATAAAAAGACATTTTCGTTTAGTGGGTGTTTCttgtggattttttttttgttgaaacgAAAAGTGCTCAGAAACGTGCAAAAACCAAcacaacaaaacaacaacaaaggcagCATTAAGGGCTACAAACACAAAACGCAACTCTGCTATAAAAGCTGAAAATAAATCAGCCAGAAATGTGTCGAAGTGTCAATACTCTTTTTAGGGACTATTAAGCCATCACTTTTAtataatcattttttaaaatccagCTTAACAGTTGCCTCAAAAATATTCTGATATAATTTCGTATAAGTTAGTATCatgaaacattttttgtaaaataaagttgattgaaaaataattgaaaaatattatatatatgattgaaaaataaatagaaaccTTTCAAAAATACTCAAATGTATAAGTACTAAACATATTTAGCTGCACTTTAGCTTTAATGAatttatatttcaaaatacTGGCTAAAAATTGCGAATAAACGAAACCAAATGttgcaaaattaataaaaataaagcaaagtCCTAAAACcttaaatttttcttaaaatacattttttagtatttatggAAAGAGTTTAATGTGCTgaagatttttttaatttaaaacaaaggtTATACATTTAAAAAGAAGCAAAGGTCAATTATTTacgaaaaaaaggataaagtcCTGGTATTCTGCGTTAGAAGTTCCTCAAGCCCCTTTTCTCATTATATTTCCTCTGGAGCACTTTTCTGTCCTTaaagtttgaaatatttatgtcATGACGACcctttaaatgaatttttgaagatttttaccaaaatgtAAGTTCGTGCTTCCAATTAGCTAATTGAGGCTGCCTCAGGGGCAgagtatatataaaaaaacgaaaacgagcCGCCGTGCAATGAACATGAATAAACAAAAGTGACATTTTTCTGTTGGTTTCCTTCCCCTGTTTTTTATGCCCCCCAgtcaccattttttttttacctaaaGTGCGTGCGTCCGGTgcgtgttttttatttattttgtttttgggtgcGTGATTGTGCGGCAGGAATAAGTTTGTGCGGCAAGGACTAAAGACTGACGAAAGTGTTATTTGTTTAAGGGCCTTTCCCCCTCCGATGATTGTACAAaacgaataaaataaattacagcTTTAATTATATGATGCTTTGGGCCATTAATCGTGCGTTGCTCTTTTTTTCGtggtttgccaaaaaccaGCAGAAGCCAACAATTATCCATAGTTGCACAAAAACCGTTCAAGTGTTTGAGTATTTAGGCATGCAAGGACAAGCAATCGATTAAAAACAATTGAACAAATCGAAACAATCGAGCAATCGAATATATcgaaacaacataaatgataAGCCTATATGATAGTGAGAAATTTGATACCGAAATCAAGATGACCGCCCGTACCACTGAACTCCTCCATACAGTCGAGTGACGCAATGGGAGCCCGGCacctgaaaaataaaatattaatttgtgGGATTAGTCATTATTAGCAAGAcggtttggtttttaaaaaacacttttttttggggagcTAGAATAAGAAATTCATGTATACGACTAGATGAActgtttaaaataattaagtcATAATCACTTATTTTACGCCACACTGACaggatttaatatttataacaagaaaggaaagctaacttcgggcggagccgaagtttatatacccttgcagttaaaaccggatatatatcgcaaacatcggatatagttggccgatccttatgggaataggaatatataatccaatttattacaatacaaaatctaaaaaaagtcccaaacttctatcttcaaaaatacgaaagttgatatttctaccaaataccatttccgatcgttcagttatatggcagctatgggatatagtcggccgatcctaatgaaatttggtaggttggatcaactgaccaagaattaaatctgtactaagttccagctttctatcttcaaaaacacgaaagttgggtcatttccgatcgttcagttatatggcagctataggatatagtcggccgatccttatgaaatttggcatgtcgtattattttgccaaaaatagctctcatgtcaaatttgaactctctaactctaaaaacaccaaagttataccatttccgatcaatcagttatatggcagctataggatatagtcggccgatccgggccgttccgacttatatactgcgtgcaaaggaaagaagggtgtgtgcaaagtttcaagtcgatagctttaaaactgagagactagttcgcgtagaaacagacagacagacggacagacggacagacggacagacggacagacggacatgctcatatcaactcaggaggtgatcctgatcaagaatatatatactttatagggtcggagatgtctccttcactgcgttgcacacttttggacaaaattataataccctctgcaagggtataaaaattaccTACAGCTttcatatgtatgtacttacAGTTTTTTATGGGATTGCTTTTATATGCTTGTAAAATATTAGAATGGTTATGCTGGCTTCCAAATAAAAGTCCACCAGAAAAGGAAACTTTAAAGCATtccatatatattaaaaattcccAACTAAGTTCCTATCCAAAAACTATATAATTAcccaacatatttttttgtcatacttatattataataatatttatattattaatattttaaaaaatttatcagatattttttttatacagaAGTGCAAAAATCCTGGGCCCAATGCATAACAggtattatatataaatgttggcctcttattttttatacccttgcagaagatattataattttggtcaaaagtgtgcaacaagtgaaagagacatctccgaccctataaagtatatatattcttgatcaggatcacctcctgagttgttatgagcatgtccgtctgtctgtctacgctaacccttctttcttttgcacgcaaccgactatatcctatatctgccatataaccgatTTATCGGAAATGcaataactttggtgtttttggaattaaagagttcggattttttatggaatctatttttggcaaaataatacgacataccaaaattaataaggatcggtcgactatatgctatagctcggaaatggtatttggtattttataaagataccaactttggtaggATCCTATAGACTCTATAGTATCTACAAAATCAAGAAatgtacaaaatattttgcctcaggattttgatgcagaatgatggggaatcgatctagaaaccGTTTAAGCTACtccaagaatcggatgataattCGGAAAGGCCATATAGGGGattatatcctacagctgctttataactgaacaatcgggaaattttttctttatttggtaaaaatacctactttagtatttttgaagatagaagcttgggacttttttttagttttgtaaTCTAAGAAATtggttttacaaaaaaattcttataaggatcggccttcGATATGcgatatttgcgataaatcttaaccgcaagggtatatcacttcggctccgccctaagttagctttcctttcatgTTATAAGGATACACTCGACTCATCTGGAGGGACAGATGAATGAACCGACGGACAGGGCTACATATATCGACTCTGGAGGTCAAACAGATTACTTTAAAGTATTGTACACAAAGGGCCGGAAATGTCTTCTTCACCGAAATGCATCCTTTTAACCATTATTTACCATTCACCACTATTAACCAGTATACCATCTGGatgagtttaaaaataaaaacattagcCATACCTCAGATACGACTATGTTGCAAATTGGGCTATATtaaggattttattttttttttgtctggagtatatatttaaaaatattttaagttttggtATATTTTCATAGACCCAAGGATTACTCATACGCCTGGTATGGCTCTGTAACAGTTAGGGTTCAACTTATTTCTCCACCTGGTTTACCTGTAAATGGTGACCGGGTTCGAGTCATCACTAGTATTGTccacattgttgttgttgttgttattgttgtcaTTGGTCGAAGTTGCGACTGCGCCGTTGGCAATCAtaatctgctgctgctgcagcggcTGCGTCGTCGGTCCCGTTACAAAATTGAGGTTGGCCGGCAGAGCCATTAGCAGGGGCGGCGGTGGCGCTGGCTGCGACTGCGGCTGCAACTGCGTCTGCGTTAAaggcagtggcagcggcagtgCCATCGGCAGAGGCAATGGCTCGCCGGCAGAAGCAGTCAAGGCTGGCATTTCAATGGCAGTTACCGTTCCATCAACGACgtcgccgccaccgccgctgCTTTCGGCTACGCCAGCTGCACTGCTGCTGCTACCGCCCTGCTCGTGGCCCAAAAGCAGCGGCGTTGTGGCGCTACTGGCGTCCAGAATGCTCTCCTGCGTCAGCGTGTGAGAGTGGGAGTGGGCTAGCGTCTGGGCAGCCGCTGTCGCGGACGACTGCGTGGCGGGCTGTGCTGCCGACTGCGCCTGCGACGCCGGGCTGCCGTCGCCATTTAAATTGCATAACGCCATGGACATGGTGGTGTTCTTCCTTATTGTTTTGAGGGTATTTGCGATTGTTTTGGTTCTGcggctttcttgtttattttctttttattttttttttaaacactattGGACGCCATTATTTATTCTAGAATTGCTATGTTTTCCTTTTAGTGTGAatgttttctatttattttagtttttttcactttaagcgtttgtatttattttattgaatatttcactagcatttgtttatttgtcttttttattattttgtatgttgattaaagttttttgtttggttttttttttaacaattattCTACTAAGACTGGACTACAAATCACAAGggatttcttatttttgtttttatttatttatagcatacttttaaGGCAAAGTCCAGTCggctgtttgtttattttgtcaCTATAGagaacttgttttttttatctgtTTTTTGGATCTGTTggcaaaaatatacaaaaataaaaaacttgatCGAAACTTTTTGCCAAAACTTTTGCCTCAATAAttaagaaacagaaacagcccaaagaatcccaaaaaaaacagcgaaaagaaaacatttttagaGCAACGGAAAGGGACAGAGGAGCCCAGAGCGAAAGAGAGAGCAACAAGAGGTATGAAAGAGAAGGAATGAAAGCTTTTCACCATACTTGAAGAAGAGGAAGGAGCCCTAGATTTGTCGCATCTCATTCCGGTCCGTATTCATTCCGATTCCGGCCGTAAACTTCACGTGCACTCGAATGATAAATGAAACTGCCTGGCAACTTGTTAACATGGTCTAATCTTGTCCTACATCCGAATACCCATGTTCTCGCATATGAGGTGATACAGTAGTGCTTCGATATATAAGACATTTCATTAACCAAaatttcattatatttttttctattgcgGAAGCCTAGAGTATTTTAGTGAGgttttttaaaagtatttttgaaattgttcTCAGAAATGTTTAAATCATATTTCGTATAACTTTGAAATactattttcaacattttgaaacTATCCTTATAGATTCTTATCATATCTAATTTTATACGTGtagattataattttttatcttGATGAAATGTTTCCTAATCTTTGCATTGTTTTTCATAAAAGGTATGCctgttaaaagaattttaatgGATAACTTTACACAactttatatatgtacatatgtacattcaGAAACCCTTTAcaaacgaaaattttattatttcatgtttaaccaaaaacaaaaatttaaagaatatctTATGAACGTCGTAAATTAtctattgtatttatttggtgaatttgatttatttattcagGAAGGTATTTAGTATAAAATCATTAACATAATTCTGTCTTAGCGTGTAGTAGACAGTATTGTATTTCTATATCAACAAAATAcgattttttaagcaaaaattGCTTTAATCAAAGAGAAAAAGTCCAACAACCCCTCATATGGAAACAAATCTAGTTATAGTCATGtcttgtttttaaaacaaatatttgaaaaccgaattttaaaaatgtctaAATCATTATGGTATATATGATTAACtaaatccttaaaaaaatgtgaaaatagTCAGTAACACTCAGTCAGCAAACACTTAACAGTGAATATAATGAAAAATGATATTCATTTCATTCGAACTTTAATTCAAAAGCAAAATACTTTCAATCTATATATTCTGTGTAAACTACTTACTAAattatgttaaaaaaattaataattagtGGATTTGATCCAAGATTTGATCCAAGATATGGATTTGATATGTACAAGAATACATATAGTAGTTTAGTACCAGAATACATACACTTAGTTCTTAGTCtttcttttttgaaaaaatattttgtaaagttaaaaatggtgcttgaaaaactaattaatttaTATGCCAAAAATACACGcataaattgaaaatgttttgtgtattttaaatatttggaaaaaaaacttGGACTAATCCATTTATATTTGAAAGAAACCATTTTGTGAGTGATCAACGTCAACGTCTTGAGAATATGTTTTTGGCATAATATGCTTGCTTATTCTATTTTCCATATTGtcgcaaaaattaatttagatGCTATATCCCAATATATCGAATAGAGATCTTTAAGCAGCCCCTTCAGATAAAAGTCGAAATATCCGGGCACacataaataaacttttgatGGCTTTTAAATTTAGATCGCTGCTGCCGGTTCATTTAATCCGCCACGGGCCAAAAGTATCTATTGGATGTATCTGTGTCTATATATCTGtcgcatctgtatctgtatcttttggCGTCTTGTCGGTATTCTTTTTTTGAATTCTCATTATCGAGAGTTAATTATAGATTAACCTTGACAGTGATTCGGAATCGGTCAGACAGCTCTTTGGTCTTAATTAGCCGAATCAATTTGGAAATCAAGTCATGGCAGGAAGATGCATTTTCATcggggaaaatggaaaattggaCTCAGAGCCAAATATGAGAGAGCGCCCAAAGAGAAAAAGTGTGAGAGAGGGATAGCTTTTCACCATGACCGGTGtattttcctaaaaaaaaaaaagaaaaaaatgaaaagcaagAAATACAATTTTCCTTTCCCTGCATTTCTGTCGTCTATTTTCCTTTTAGAAACTTTTGACGTTTATGCAATGGTTTACACAATAAAACTGACACCTCTACAGGTAGCTAGAACTCTGGAAAAGGGGATGGGTGGATGGTGCATTACACTAGTCAGCAAAAGTTTGAAGAGGCTTAGGTTtcagtttaaatttaaaacaaattactTTTGAATATTGAACTTATATTACATCTTGTATAGTTAATTTTTACGggaattgaaaattattttatctttGTTTGTAATTCAATCAATTatgatttataaaaaatttgaagaaaaaatacaTAAGAATTTTGTATTCACCACTGAACATTTTATTGCTTAAAGCTATTGAAAGACTTGAATAAGGAGTTTAAATGAAGCTGAATGGATTCGAATATATTTTACTTGTATTTCGTTAATACATGTAAGCTAACATATGGTGTAAGGCTTGAAATACTTTCATTTAGTACTctgtacatatacatatactagCAGAAATTGAACTTTCATAGCTTAGAGAAATTCTAATTTAGTATAAGATTATCATGTTTGTATTTAGAAAGCTACAAGTAAGCTccgaaaataagaaaatttgGAGGTATGTAATTGTTACAACAAACAtatggtttaaaaaaaataagtaattttttaatgttgcacTACATTGGCTTCTGGGATCAATGACCATTTTTATTCAAAGACTGCATCTCGGTCAAAAGTTTCGAGAGGCGGTTGTTGCAAACTTTTCCCAAAAACAATGGATCCTAGGCCCTTTCTAGGCCAGGACGACAGTTGACTGAACAGCACATGCTTCTCCAAGTAAATATATACTGCGTTATGCGAATACCTAACGAGATACATGGGGAAATAATTATAAACAAGCAGGTGTTAGGGAGCTCGAGGGACTCAGAACGGCAGCTAATCTAGAAATTAAACTTTTAGTCGTGGGCTGGCATTCACTTGCCAGCCCTGCCACTAGCCTTATCCTCGATTATCCTTGCCGTCCTTGTCGGCCCGATTATCCCACAAGTGGGCGACGTGTGGGTGGGCGTGTTCGACAAGCCTGGCAGATTATCAGGTCACACAAAAACAAGCCAACCCGAACGCCTCCGATGCCTGACAAAAGGATAATCGGAGGTTACAGAAATCCTTAATCAACGAGCAATTGATTATGTGCTTGATTTGACAGCTACTTTGCGGGAGAACtacttttggcttttgttcGCCAGTCCGTCTCAGGTCccattgaaatttttcaactTTTCAAAAGCCGAATTTATTGATGGGAAGGACAAATTAATTATTCTTGGGCAACTAAAGGTAAAGGAAATTGTTCTTGTTGGTGAAACTTTAATAATctttaaaaagaaacaaacagaaGTTTTTCCCCCTTAatctataatttattttgattatgtataaaaaatagattattttattttcactaaaacataaattaatgGTTCAAATTAATGGTGAAACACCATTAACGACCAAAAGTATTCTAcctatttaatataattaatttagcCTTTATCCTCATGTCTTATAGGCTAtcttattcttattttcctttggatttttttcagcataattaaataaaataaatattaaaaaatcaaaaaaatatagcGATAAAATAATCGAAACCGAATTATATTTTGTGAACCCTTTACCCTATTATTTTCCAGACTATaccttaaatttaaaagatcAATTAATAAAATGAGCGAATAAAAGCGACGAGTAACTAGTGAATAGTAACAAGCAGACAGTAACGAGAGGTTAATGAAATATTCGTTGTCCTTCAGCGAGCTCAAGTTCGTATCTTATTTCATCTTAAAATTAACCCGCAAGCGAGTTCGGCCTTTAAAATAATCATTTCAACTGAATGTCATTTAGGCTAATTGCCTTTGCATTGATTTTGCTTGAAAGGCTTACCTTACCTAGCATTTTGTGCCACACGTGTGTCAAATCAATTCATGACTTGCAATGCACTTGTCCCATTTGGCTAATTTCCTCGTTGCTGTTTTCGTTGAATTTTCCTGCTGCCCTTTGTTatttttccccctttttttattttaggtcgtttattttgctttttctGTAACTGCTGCTGACACTTGCTGTCTGCACTTAAAATCGCATCATTGGCGATTATCTTTTCCTGCTCTTTCCCTGGCATTTGTTGTGTCGACCTTGACT
It encodes the following:
- the LOC108124826 gene encoding LOW QUALITY PROTEIN: uncharacterized protein (The sequence of the model RefSeq protein was modified relative to this genomic sequence to represent the inferred CDS: substituted 2 bases at 2 genomic stop codons), with the protein product MSMALCNLNGDGSPASQAQSAAQPATQSSATAAAQTLAHSHSHTLTQESILDASSATTPLLLGHEQGGSSSSAAGVAESSGGGGDVVDGTVTAIEMPALTASAGEPLPLPMALPLPLPLTQTQLQPQSQPAPPPPLLMALPANLNFVTGPTTQPLQQQQIMIANGAVATSTNDNNNNNNNNVDNTSDDSNPVTIYRCRAPIASLDCMEEFSGRSISLGSNPALPLRHGSTPTPGLRYKNLGKSGLRISNVGLGTWPVFSPGVSDDQAEAILKLAIESGINLFDISEAHSETEIGKILQRAGWKRTAYVITTKVYWSTKSEERGLSRKHIIECVRASLQRLQLQYIDIVIIHKADPMCPMEEVVRAMSYVIQQGWAMYWGTARWSQVEIMEAYTNCRQFNCITPIVEQSEYHMFCREKCELYLPEMYNKIGVGLMAWGPLSMALSDTQNGDKLFLPKGSFKTKSFSWTEDEINRNAALSPQGSWGKDRIEEGRRHCDRLRDLAALAEKLGCSPTQLSIAWSLKHEPVQCLLLGATSAEQLHQSLQSLQLLPRLSSSVMLELERILENKPVRPPMISTLALRXQSACPQGPLSLSGGGPCGADSPKHEDEAFIEEVDAAKDAAKQGFCLIQXRKESLDNDNKFLKVISSKTSLSSNTMTTTISRQDQQLQQHQPLQAITSSSEVVGVAAGVAGGVLAESWQFDSLNNNNGQTTQDQDEPQKRRSLLNFKSLDFHLKSLYTGLRGSNNSQPANSSAPAVDQPQRRMPYLRVESVDPEAEVAAEGRPNAGHSPSFLSPYTGAVAGAVSLQLPSADAATIRRSSTSDIVNCRRGGGAAGSGAGGGGGPDSRRPSTSDLLRRARERKGSEARMGRSVSHSGLTRGGAFGGGGGLGGRRTSMAF